The DNA region CTCTCATGGACTGTGGACAGCTCCCTGCTGTCTATCACTGCCTGTCAGCAATGGAGCTGCCCCTTTCAGGTGAGAACTGGACTGGTAATAAAGCACTGACTCCTCAGGGACACGCTGTATCAACACCTGTGCTCTCTCACACAAGTCAACATGGGAACAGGCTCTGGCTCCCCATTCCAAGTCAGTTCTTTATACATAAGAGCACTTGAAATaaagaggcagcagctgctgtacATTCACCCAGAAGGCCAGCTGAAGAGATGGTTATCAAGTTACAGTTTGTGACAGATCTTACTCCACTGGAAGATCAGATGAAGCTTGAAGGCAAGGAAGATTTGAAATCAGGTGCCTTTGTGAGCTCGCTCTTCTACATAGAGCTGCATCTGGAGAGAGAAACAAGCAACAGTCCTGTTGGTGCACAGGTAGGtgaatagggaaaaaaagcctctAACAGGCTGAATAGGAAGTGCTTATACCTTCCCCCATAACCAGGTTTCCTATTTTATTATGAGGAGTAAAATGCCCTGCTTTGATTACTGGCACAGACACCTGCAAGACTAAGCTACTGctcagcaatattttttaaagttgttgccccaaagaaaactgaagagctGGTGTCAGAGCATTCAAAATCCAGAACTACAGCAGATTCAGCACCTCTTGATCAGAATGCTCTGCTCACCTTTAAGATGTCAGATGTCATGGTTTTCAGGGGAATAAGTCGGGGGTCGTGCATGTGCATGTCTTGCTCATCAGCAAGGATCCACGGGAAATCCTGGGGGCAGGAACACAAGGTGTTACTGGCAGGGCTGTAAGGTGAGCTCCTCCTCAGCACTTGTTTTGTGTCAAGTTGAAAGAGAGAGAGTGGCTGAGGGAAGGAACAGGTAATTCAAACCTtcacaacaacaaaacacttACATGCTTGTCCCTGATGCTCAGTATAATTATGTTCAGTTACAGCATCAAACTCTGAGGTGAACCCACTTCACTTACTGCAAAGGTGACATTTCACTTCTTTGAAAGACACTCAGCTGTCCTGAGCCACCATGCCCAGCTCATTACACCAGGATTTAACTGCAACTCCAGAATGCTTAGGGCATGGGTTTCCATCCTGCCTTGGAACTCTAAAGGTGGTTCTACTACACCACAAGTTTCCATCACAAAGCAGTGCAGAacagaatttcattttgaaacaattttatATTTAGCTTTATATCTAGCTTTATTTGTTGGCTTTAGGACACCTAAAATAATTTGACTCGGGGAAAAAAGTTTCCCGGTATCTAAGCAAGGATTCTTGAAAAATAATCTTCCTTTAGTAAGTGTTCTGCACACAGTTTCCTGTAagataaaatgtatttgtgGCCCCAAACCCACTCATTACCTGAATCTTAGTCATTCTTGATCTTTATACAAAATCAGCCACCACAGAGTGGATGGTGGATGAGGGCTGCTTTTTTGCTTGATTAAATTCAAGTATCTATTCTACACCCTTGAGTATTTCTAAGTGTCTGAGCAAGCACTGGGCAGTGGGTGTAGTTCCAATGTATTTCAAGACTTGAAGTTGCCTGCAGTTGTGGCTGTGTGTGCCAAATGTGCTGTCAGCTCACCAGCACAAACCATTTCACCACATTTCAAGTACAGTCATGTGCCTCGTGATACCCACCTACATGTTTAAAATATCCCTCAGCCTTAACCTTAGAGATGCCAAAACTCTGCACTGCCCAGTCCTTGCTCTGCAGTTTCTCACACTCACTCAGGTGCCCAAGGATATCACTCACCTTTATCACCTGGATCTTTTCCATGTTGCGTGTGGCAGCCTCCCGTGTGTGAACCAGAACTGTGAAGGTGCAACCTAAGGGAAGTGTCAGGTTGCAGCTCAGGGGACAGCTCCCAGAGGATCAGCCAAGCCAAGCAATGCCAGGCATTGCTTTGGATCCAAGAGACATTTACCTGGGGGGTTGTTGTCCAGCACAGCATCGCACACACTGATTTTCAGGATGAAGGCACGCAGTAACTGCTCCACGTGGGATAGCAGGGACTCAGAACTGTGGAGGAGACAGCAGCTGTTACTAGCATGCAGCAAAGGCCTGCAGTTGCTcccagaatatctcccagggctgggtgttaAACACCAGGGGCAAGCAGGAGTGGAAACCTCACCTAATGGAAAGAAGAGGTGGCTGGGTGATCTCAAAGACGAATCTCTCCACAGGGTGGTGCTCTTTATCCAGGATTACAACCACAACTTTCTCCACATCGTTCTGCAGGAGCCAAGACAAAAATCCCTTCCTTAATATGAGCTAGCTGCCCACAGTGTGCTTCACATACTTTGATACAGTGGAGTACACTCAGTTGTTGGGGCTCACAGCACAAGCCCTTATCCAAAACCTGAATTCAGATTATTCTTagcaatcagaaaaaaatgcttttgcaaaGCCAGGTGTTAAGCTGCCAGCTTGTGGCTAAGGCTGAGGGAGATGAAGTGTGCTAAACCGGACATTGCTCCAGATCCTGTTTTGGGACAAAGGAGGAAATGCACAGTCATCTCACTGCATCCCTCTGGACAGACACTGATGAAGTTAAGATACATTCAGACCATTGCCCAAACAGAGCAACTTTGTGCAACCACAATTTAAAACAGACCTAATTCCATTTTCCACATGTGCATTACAATTGTCTGCAAAGAGCAAGGCATACAAAACTTGCCAGCAGCCTCCTGGAATATTTCATCAGTCACACCCTTCTCTCACAAAACCTGGAGTCCAGACCTACCTTTGCTTGCTGGTTCACAGCAAAACATTCAAACTGCTCTGCCACAACAGATGCTTAAACTGGGATGGATTGTAAAGCAGAATGGTAGGATGGAAATATACAGACATGTGTCTTTGTGTGGTATTTGAGACAAGCAAGGTACACTGCCAGGAAAGGTTATGATGTTTCTAGTTTTGTTAGGAATTTTTATCAGCTAGTATATTGTGTGTGGTAAATTTGTTAACAAATGTTGCTTAAGATAATAAGTTAAGATAATATTTATGTTCTCTTACTTTCTATCAAATCCACTTGCAGTACTTTTGCCCAGGTCCCTGGTCTGAGCTCACCTTCTCCAGCAGCGGCTTTACACAGTGCAGCGTGTCCTGGATGTACTGGTTCAGCTCTGGGTGGCAGGACATCTGCAGCAAACACAGGGAACAGTCAGAGTTGTGTTTGATATGAGCCAGGAAAATGCTAAAAGGGGAAGATTTAAACAGAAGCACCAGTGTGTACAAGGCATTCAAGTCATGCTTCAAATAGTGCTGAAAAAGGTTGAGTTGCCCATTCTAACCAGCAATTCTTTCAGCTGAGGCAGATCACTGCACCAACACAGTTGTGTATCTGGAATGTATTCCCACAACAGCATATTGGGAATAGCATATTCCAACCATCTCTGCTTCCTAGGAAACTGTTTTTTCAGGGAACTGTGCTTTCCTGTTACCtcactgcacagagctggggcagccttcTACTGCTGTTATGTGACCTGCTTGTTCCATGAGCACCTGCTGTATCCtcagctgtggggctgctctcTGTTATCACAAGAATTAAGCTCTCCTCAAAAATAAGTCTGTACATTAAACAATCACTTCCAGAGTGTAAGTTTGTTCTGGTGAGTATTGACTGATCTTTGCTATTTTGCTTGTCCATGTGGCTGTCAGCTTGCAGGAAAATCTCCTACCTGGACAGGTacattgtattttttcctcttctgaaagATCCCAATAGGGTAAACTTCTCTGACATACAAGATGAGGTGAACAGCTACTTCTAGGAATTCTGAAAGAACATCTGCAacaactgaaaaacagaagtgaagGATGCTGGAATAGGGTGCAGGAAAGTAGAGTAATACCATAGACTCAGGGGAACTTTTTTTACAGGTtatatttttctgcataaatTTCACTCTTAGCTACAGAAAGTTTAGGGACAGAGCAACCCTACAACAACACTCCCCAAGCTCAGTGCCCAGGAGAAGCTCCAAAAGGACACCACTCACAGCTTAGTACAACACATTACCTTGCCCAAAGTTAAGGTCCTGCCGTGTGAGAGTGGTCATCTTCCCCAGGCCCTGCAAGTAGCCACAAAAGGAATGGTTATCCTCTGTGTTATTCGTCTAGTCAGTTCATGGAGCTGTGCCCAAGAAGACCCTGTGAGCCCACAGTGAGATATGTGAACACTCCCCATAAGCACAGCACATCCTCAAGGGTTACCAGCAGTGCACAAGACAGTGCTCACACCTCAGGATGAGAGATTATTCATAATTTAATTACTGGGGTTTTTAGTCTCTCTCCCTTTCTGGGATATAGGAAAGTTCAGACAAATACTTTTTAGTAACACAAGAagcactgggtttttttaaagccctATCTCCTACTATAACACAAGaactttttggggttttgggtttatTCTAACACCACCACAAACCACTGCTTGTCCAAGCCTGGAGCTACATCTTGCACTGACACACCATCACACAGGTTCTcatctgctgccactgccaaCAGCTTCAGAGTTTCTCTCTGCAGTCCCAAGGaacccaaaccctgcagagctgcataATTAAGTCAACTTTGTGACACAGGATTAGGGAATACCTTTGGGTGGAAGGCACACATAAGGATCATGGAGTTcaactccctgctcctcacaggaccaCCTAAAACTAAGCTATGTGACTTAGAGCACCATTCAGCTGCTCCTTGAACTTTGACAGCTTGGGACTACATCCCTCAGGAGCCTGGAATTTGTGAGCCACAAAGGGCAGCGCATTATTGTGACAAACTGAGTTTCATGTGCCAACAAGCAAACAGCAGATGCTGGAGTTCAGCTTCCCAACAGCTTTCCCTGCATGGCAGATTCCATGCCTTACACAATTTAAGCCACAGTGTACATAATTATCTATTAGAAACTTtaatttgtttcattattttatccACACACTGCATGCAAGCAAATTCTATCTACTAACAGCAGCACCGTTCATGAATTGTAGAGGTCTTTAAATGCCTCTGGAGCACCCTAGCTCCACCAGCAACTCAGGTGTCCTACAAAGACTTTTGACAAACCACAGATGTTCCAATCAGCTCTTTAGATACTGATTTCAAGCTGTTTCATCTCcaacaaaacatgtttttcagaCCTACAAAGAATTAGTTCAACCGGCACAAAACATCCATAGTTTTTAAAACAGTTATAACATTGTATACAAGGACCTCCTGGAATATTAGTGATCTGCTAcactaaataaaattaaggtAATTAAGCATCTCTCTAGCACCCCAGCCACAGTGTCTCTCAAATTAGTATAAAAGATCTGTTAGAGTATCATAGACAATCTGTGTTTCTAGAGGTTTAGGGCCACATCCTCACTTAAACTTCATCCCTCCTTAAAGAGACATCCAAGCAAGCCAAGGGACCCACCCTCCCATGCAGTCACAGTAGGAACCAGGCACTGCACGCTCCAGGACTGCGCAGGCTGGGAGACCCTGGAGTCACAGAGCAGCttgtttggaagggaccttaaaatccATCTTATTACAACACCCTGCCAGAGGCAGGGCCACCTTCCGCTATCCCCGGTTGGTACAaactccatccaacctggccttggacataTCACACAATCCGCCGTCCTCCCCgtgcccatccccagcccagcacgggCGGCCCAAGCCAGCCCAGACCCTGCCCGTGCCGGGCTCCCGGGCAGCGCCGCTCCCTCCCCACTCCGGGGCCTCAAGGCGcgggcagaggggagggaggacGGGGACAGATCCCTGAGCGCCCCGCTGGCACTGAACGCGGGCAGCGCCTCTCGCCTCTCCTCAGCATCATTCCCGAGCCTGGGACCCGCCCGCTCGCCGCTGCTCCCTCCCGGAGCGGGGCTCCCGCCGCACCCACCGCCGCTCAGGGCACCTGTCCCGGTGTCTGCCGCCATACCCGTGCCCGCCCGGTGTCCCGTCTCTCGGTGCCCCGCCTCTCGGTGCCCCGTCTCTCGCTGTCCCTCCCCGCTCCCTTACCGGGCCCGCCGCCCTCACGTCCGCCCAGCGCGCGGGACGCGGCGGCGCGTGCGGGTGACGTCAGGGCGGGCTCGGCGAGCGCCCCCCGGCGGGCGGGAGgagcgggcgcggggccggtCCCGCTGCCCCCCGGGGTCCCGGCGCCCTCACGGCTCCCCCGTcacggcggggccggggctcggGGCAGGGAGCGGGGCACGCCGAGCCGCCTGAGGCTCTCCGTGGCCATAACGCGGGGGAACCCTGCGGGAGCGTGGAGCCCGCCCCACCGCGCAGGTGAGCGGGGCTCACCGGCTCACCCGCTACCCCCACCCCGGGCTGCCACGCCTTTGTCTCCGGTCTTTGTCTGTCCCGTCCGTGCCCGGGCCGGGggccgctgctgccaccagcaccctgCGCTCTCACCCACCTCCTCCCTAGCGCCGGGCACCCCCGCACCCCGCTGCCCTGGCATGCCCGTGCCCCCCCGCTCGCCCGGAGCCCCTCcgcccctcccagccccacctcctCCCGCACCATGCACCCCAGTCCCCCGGGATTCCCGGCGTCCCCGGTTCCTCTCCACATTCCCCCACTGCCTTCCCctgtctcctcctcctcctcctcccctcctctcgGGTTTGAACACCCCTTGCCCCCCGCAGCCCTCCTCCCGTCCGCCGCTCGCACAGCTCAGCCTGCGCAGCGTGCCGGGCTCCGCCGCACCGGCACCTCCGGGACAGGTAAGGCAGCGCTGctcggggccggggctgctgctccGCGCGCGATTCCCCTGAGCTGCCGCAGGGTCTGGGGAGGAGTGGGGGACACCTTCCCACCTCCCCGGAGGAGACAAAGACTTGGGGTGACGGGGATCCCCCGTCCTGCCGCCGCCGGGATGCGCGCGGAGCTCCGGTCACGGCGGCATCGCTCGGCGGGGCGGGCGAGCTCCGGGCTCGGACAGCGCCGGTGCTGGGGCGCGGTGCCTTCGGCCGGACCGATTGTGACCCGGGCTGGGCAGCGGGCTCCGGACACCACCGCGGTTCTGCCGCACGGGTCTCCTCCGTGCCCTGCACCGTGTACCGGGCTCTGGGACTCGCGTCCCACTGTGGTCACTCCTGCGAGCGAGCTCCCCGCATCGCTCTTGGAAGCAAAGTCGCCTCGGACAGAGACACCGTCCCTCTCGGGGGGCCGAGCCCCTCCTGCACCCAGGGGGATGTCCCGGCTCCGAGCCAGAGATGCCGAGGGGTGACGAGAGCTTTTCCTACCGAGTCATTGTTTACGGTTTACAGAGCCGTGCACCGAGCCCCTGGGTACCCGCGGCTTGTTGTCTGCTCTTCTTCTGCTGATAAAAGTGAGGTCTCATTTCTGAATTAAATCAATTTGGCATCAGTTAATGGCTTATTGCAGTTAGTGATTAATCACGTAGAATTTAAGTGACACTTATCCAATTCACACCTGAAGTTTTCTGTCAGCCGGAGGGTTTAATGGAAGTGGTTTTGTATTCCCATCTCCTCTCCCTTGGAGAAAGAGGCATTAATTCTAAATGCATGGTTCAAAGTGAGAATGTCATGCAAGGAAGAATATTGAAAGCACAGCCTAACTGTTCTGCCAATCAGGACACATCCATGTCTCCCTCCCAGTGAAGATCAGGGCAAATCTGCCCCATTCTTCCCTCTAACACTGGCGAGTACTTTCCAGTTGGGTGAACAATGACCTTTCCTATTGATTGTGTCCCATTTGTCACCTGGCATAGCACATGAAACTGAAGAGTCTTCTCTGCCATGCTGACAGCAAAGCAACTATATATTAGATGCTAATCTCAGGCTCATTGCTATTTTAGTCTCATTATTGGGTAGAGCAGACTGTTTGATAGCAGGTCACCTGTGATGGCTGCGTCAGCCACACTGTGAAGTcccagagggaagcagagcagagtgtACTGCATATTCATTCATGGGCCCTTCCCCTTCAGGGCAGTGACTTGCTGGGCTGACCTGTCCCTGGCAGATGTGCTGGGAAGCTCTCAGGGCAGGTTGGGCTAGGCTCAGGGGAAAGGTGCCACAGCTGTGGCTAGGGGCATGCGGTGACTTGAAGGTATCCAGTATCAAGGAAAACACTGGActggagctcctggtgctggagctcagcagggacTGGGGCAGCTCACaagcctgggctgcaggagagggaggtTGTGCTGTGTGGACAGATGACTTCTGTCCTCATAGGAAGGCAGAGCACAAGCTGTCAGCCAGAGCTGATGGGTGAGGGgagtcccagctccagccctacAACTGATGTTGAGTGAATCAAGTTTCAGGTGATCACTGGACACAAACTGCCCCAGGGAGAGGCTTTGTGAAGGCACAGGGGCAGCTACAGCTACTC from Catharus ustulatus isolate bCatUst1 chromosome 24, bCatUst1.pri.v2, whole genome shotgun sequence includes:
- the MAD2L2 gene encoding mitotic spindle assembly checkpoint protein MAD2B; amino-acid sequence: MTTLTRQDLNFGQVVADVLSEFLEVAVHLILYVREVYPIGIFQKRKKYNVPVQMSCHPELNQYIQDTLHCVKPLLEKNDVEKVVVVILDKEHHPVERFVFEITQPPLLSISSESLLSHVEQLLRAFILKISVCDAVLDNNPPGCTFTVLVHTREAATRNMEKIQVIKDFPWILADEQDMHMHDPRLIPLKTMTSDILKMQLYVEERAHKGT